TTTCTGGCAATCGTGGGTCATCGATTTTTCCTAGCGTCGGGCGAATGTTTTGTAGGTCAAACTTTGACGCGCGCAGATCCAGTTTCTGCAACATCTCTCTTTGGATGTCGACAGCATAAACGGTTCCTTCGGGGCCGACATCGCGGGCCATCGGCAGAGTCCAATATCCGTTCCCGCAGCCAAGGTCGCACACATCCATTCCCGGTTCCAGTCGCAGTTCTTTGAAGGACTCCGAGGTGTTTTCTTCTTCATCTCGTTCGCGACGGACCAACCAGGGAGCTCCAAGGTGACTCATCGGTTGAGCGAGGACGCGTCCGAGGTAGCTTTTACGTTTCTTTTCGCGTGGCTTTCCCGGCTTTGCTTCCGAGGTGTCGCTTTGGGGGATCGTTTCGGCATTTGACTCATCGACCGCTGTGGTGGCTTCATCCTGACTTGTATCTGCTTGCGCGATCGTCGTTGATGGTAGCGTCACGATACAGACGATGGCGACGAATGCGAGCTTCATCGGTTGGAAGAGCGAGCCGATGCGTGTCGTGTGGATACTTCGGGATCGAAGAATTGACCTGACAAGAATTGAACGCACGGAGAGCATTAAGTTCATCGATGGAGCCATCGTCTGGGAGAGCGGTGAACGCGCCGGGGCAAATGTCGGTTTCTCGATCGATATTCTAGCAAGCATGCCTGCCGTTCGCGGGAAACCAAAACCGGGCGTCCGTATCAACGGCTTTTCGTTGCTAGAACGCCTTGGTCTCTTTCAAGATCGTTTGAATGTCACGGCGAGTCTCCGAGGATAGATGGTCGAATTTTGGTCGCTGATCAGCACCTGACAACACGCCATCGAGTTTGCGAAGGACCTCGGATAATAGCGGTGCTTCCAGGCGTTTGAATTGCTCGGAGTAGATCACGTAGCTACATGGAAAGCGAAACATGCGCGACTGAAGATCAAATTCACGCAGCGACCGGCCTTGCGAATCAAACGGTCCGCGTTTTGAAAATTCGTCGGCAAATTGATTCGATGAAACAATAGGTGATGTCAGTTTTGTTTCATCGCAAAACAGAAGGTACTCCAAGATCTCTTCAGCACTTTGGTCCAAGATGGCTCGGTAAGCTTCGTCGTCAATCTTGCCTTCGTCCTGCTGGAAAGCCGCGCGTCGAACAGCGTAGTCGGCTCTAGTTAAGCGATTGTGCATTTCCACTTGGTGCTCAAGAACCATCAAGGCAACGATGTCACTGTGTGGTGTGGGCCAATCGGCTGTTCGGATCACACCATCAAGAGAATTGAATTGATGTGGAT
This genomic interval from Stieleria sp. JC731 contains the following:
- a CDS encoding class I SAM-dependent methyltransferase, which translates into the protein MKLAFVAIVCIVTLPSTTIAQADTSQDEATTAVDESNAETIPQSDTSEAKPGKPREKKRKSYLGRVLAQPMSHLGAPWLVRRERDEEENTSESFKELRLEPGMDVCDLGCGNGYWTLPMARDVGPEGTVYAVDIQREMLQKLDLRASKFDLQNIRPTLGKIDDPRLPENAIDLLLMVDVYHEFSHPQSMLWEIRRSLKPKGVVALLEYREEDPNVPIKPLHKMSKQQIMKEYQANGLKLVREYNGLPWQHLMFFARDDSPLEAIDPKPTDEVLESLHK